In Actinoplanes derwentensis, the following proteins share a genomic window:
- a CDS encoding DUF6401 family natural product biosynthesis protein: MNGLFSNAAARAAQRSANASLVDLTAAVGVTGLVAASENPGLMSVIDQHAAGVRDSLNADTRPLSAILLAAYAEGVRDAALQHGWTAPDGPIDWNENDWVLRRLLAVCVLAQTLPATR, encoded by the coding sequence ATGAATGGTCTGTTCAGCAACGCCGCCGCCCGTGCCGCCCAGCGCTCCGCCAACGCCTCCCTGGTCGACCTGACCGCCGCCGTCGGCGTCACCGGTCTCGTCGCCGCCAGTGAGAACCCCGGCCTGATGTCGGTCATCGACCAGCACGCCGCCGGCGTCCGGGACAGCCTCAACGCCGACACCCGGCCGCTGAGCGCGATCCTGCTGGCCGCCTACGCCGAAGGGGTGCGCGACGCCGCCCTTCAGCACGGGTGGACCGCCCCCGACGGCCCCATCGACTGGAACGAGAACGACTGGGTCCTGCGCCGCCTGCTCGCCGTCTGCGTGCTGGCCCAGACCCTGCCGGCGACCCGCTGA
- a CDS encoding SRPBCC family protein, with the protein MSTVTEFVDVNVPVRTAYNQWTQFEEFPQFMEGVSEIRQIDDTRTHWKTEIAGVKREFDAEITEQLPDERVAWHATGGEKQAGVVTFHRLDDDHTRVTVQMDFDPQGFVETAGDKLGVLDRRVKGDLHRFKEYIESRGGIETGSWRGQVDRPGI; encoded by the coding sequence GTGAGCACGGTTACCGAATTCGTCGACGTCAACGTCCCGGTTCGCACCGCGTACAACCAGTGGACGCAGTTCGAGGAGTTCCCCCAGTTCATGGAGGGCGTCAGCGAGATCCGCCAGATCGACGACACCCGCACGCACTGGAAGACCGAGATCGCCGGCGTGAAACGCGAGTTCGACGCCGAGATCACCGAGCAACTGCCCGACGAGCGGGTGGCGTGGCACGCGACCGGTGGCGAGAAGCAGGCCGGCGTGGTGACCTTCCATCGACTCGACGACGACCACACCCGGGTCACCGTGCAGATGGACTTCGACCCGCAGGGTTTCGTCGAGACCGCCGGTGACAAGCTCGGCGTCCTCGACCGCCGGGTCAAGGGCGACCTGCACCGGTTCAAGGAATACATCGAGAGCCGCGGTGGCATCGAGACCGGCTCCTGGCGCGGCCAGGTAGACCGGCCCGGCATCTGA
- a CDS encoding phytoene desaturase family protein → METVDAIVIGAGHNGLVAANLLADAGWTVRVIEATGEPGGAVRSGEITAPGYLSDLFSAFHPLGYASPVLRSLDLDVRWTHAPDVFSHLLPDGRAATVSRDLDRTAASMERFAPGDGQRWKDAYAQWSAVSDRLLDALFTPFPPIRSGLGLLHSLGTAEALRLARRALLPVSQFGRELFDGEGARLALAGCALHTDLTPQEAGGGIFGWLLTMLGQQVGWPVPAGGAGELTSALVRRFTGEIVYGAPVSRVLVARGRAVGVRTADGRNWRARRAVIADVPAPVLFLDLVGERWLPPRMVDDLTHFRWDGATVKVDWAVRGPVPWANPDVAGSGTVHLGADLNGLTRYAGALASDQLPEHPFLLLGQMTTADPSRSPAGTESMWAYTHLPHRPSWAADEIAAHVERMESVVEENAPGFRSLVEARHVYSPADLERENPSLVGGALGAGTSAVFQQLFLRPIPGLGRADTPVDRLYQGGASSHPGPGVHGVPGANAARAALARDRGLTGGLYRAVVDGAHRAIYR, encoded by the coding sequence GTGGAGACTGTCGACGCGATCGTGATCGGAGCCGGGCACAACGGCCTGGTCGCGGCTAACCTGCTGGCCGATGCCGGGTGGACCGTCCGGGTGATCGAGGCGACCGGGGAACCGGGCGGCGCGGTCCGATCCGGGGAGATCACCGCGCCCGGCTACCTGTCCGATCTGTTCAGCGCCTTCCATCCCCTGGGGTACGCCTCCCCGGTGCTGCGTTCCCTGGACCTGGACGTGCGCTGGACACATGCCCCGGACGTCTTCAGTCATCTGCTCCCGGACGGCCGGGCCGCCACGGTGAGCCGTGACCTGGACCGGACCGCCGCGTCGATGGAGCGGTTTGCGCCCGGCGACGGGCAGCGATGGAAGGACGCCTACGCCCAGTGGAGCGCGGTCTCGGACCGGCTGCTGGACGCGCTGTTCACCCCGTTCCCGCCGATCCGTTCCGGGCTCGGTCTGCTCCACAGTCTGGGTACGGCGGAGGCGCTGCGGCTGGCCCGGCGCGCGCTGCTGCCGGTGTCCCAGTTCGGCCGGGAGCTGTTCGACGGGGAGGGGGCACGGCTGGCGCTGGCCGGTTGCGCCCTGCACACCGACCTGACTCCACAGGAGGCCGGCGGTGGCATCTTCGGCTGGTTGCTGACGATGCTCGGGCAGCAGGTCGGCTGGCCGGTGCCGGCGGGCGGGGCGGGTGAGTTGACGTCGGCGCTGGTGCGGCGGTTCACCGGCGAGATCGTCTACGGCGCCCCGGTGTCCCGGGTGCTGGTGGCGCGGGGCCGGGCGGTCGGGGTGCGCACCGCGGACGGCCGGAACTGGCGGGCCCGCCGAGCGGTGATCGCCGACGTCCCGGCGCCGGTGCTCTTCCTCGACCTGGTGGGGGAGCGCTGGCTGCCGCCGCGGATGGTCGACGATCTCACCCACTTCCGCTGGGACGGGGCGACGGTCAAGGTGGACTGGGCGGTGCGCGGCCCGGTGCCGTGGGCGAACCCGGACGTGGCCGGCTCGGGAACAGTGCATCTGGGTGCCGACTTGAACGGCCTGACCCGGTACGCCGGCGCGCTGGCTTCCGACCAACTGCCCGAGCATCCGTTCCTGCTGCTCGGGCAGATGACCACGGCCGATCCGTCGCGGTCACCGGCCGGCACCGAGTCGATGTGGGCGTACACCCATCTGCCGCACCGTCCGTCGTGGGCCGCCGACGAGATCGCCGCTCACGTGGAGCGGATGGAATCGGTGGTGGAGGAGAACGCGCCCGGGTTCCGGTCACTGGTCGAGGCCCGGCACGTGTACTCCCCGGCCGACCTGGAGCGGGAGAACCCGTCACTGGTCGGCGGGGCGCTGGGTGCGGGCACGTCGGCTGTGTTCCAGCAGCTGTTCCTGCGGCCGATCCCGGGCCTGGGCCGGGCGGACACCCCGGTGGACCGTCTCTACCAGGGCGGCGCGTCGTCCCATCCCGGGCCGGGCGTGCACGGCGTCCCGGGTGCGAACGCCGCTCGCGCCGCCCTGGCCCGGGACCGCGGCCTCACCGGCGGCCTGTACCGGGCCGTTGTGGACGGCGCGCACCGGGCGATCTACCGCTGA
- a CDS encoding SRPBCC family protein, translating into MARTVHAAPDRVFAVLADGWTYSDWVVGTVHIRDVDEAWPAVGARLHHKAGPWPLSLHDSSTVLACEPGRELRLKAGLWPLGAAEVLIRLQPLSEGAATRVVIEEDFTDGPLRWARNKLNDLVLHRRNVESLRRLADVAERDRSQR; encoded by the coding sequence GTGGCGAGAACCGTTCATGCAGCACCCGACCGAGTCTTCGCAGTTCTGGCCGACGGCTGGACGTACAGCGACTGGGTGGTGGGCACCGTGCACATCCGGGATGTCGACGAGGCATGGCCCGCCGTCGGCGCGAGACTGCACCACAAGGCCGGGCCGTGGCCGCTGTCGCTGCACGACTCGTCGACGGTGCTCGCCTGCGAGCCCGGCCGGGAACTACGCCTGAAGGCCGGGCTGTGGCCACTCGGCGCGGCCGAGGTGCTGATCCGCCTGCAGCCGCTGAGCGAGGGCGCCGCCACCCGGGTGGTGATCGAGGAGGACTTCACCGACGGTCCGCTGCGGTGGGCCCGCAACAAGCTCAACGACCTGGTCCTGCACCGCCGCAACGTGGAGAGCCTGCGCCGCCTGGCCGACGTCGCCGAACGCGACCGGTCTCAGCGGTAG
- a CDS encoding glycosyltransferase → MRIAMISEHASPLGGGGRHAHVADLSDALAALGNDVHVYTRREDPDVAEVVVTASGVRVIHVTAGPARPMPSDLLLPYMGEFARLLGERWRDGWMPDVAHAHYWTSGLAAVTAAKRVGVPVVQSFHELGGSDSESIGQGPSRAEYERALGRAVDRVVAQNQDEFRDLVRIGVPRANLTVVPAGVDSEWFTPDGPAVQRDPERPRILSVGRLVERKGFGDVVQAMRYVPNAEVVMVGGPPPEELTADPGARLLRSMAEQFHVADRFRLVGAVPLGDLPSWYRSADVLIASPWEEQSALEAMACGVPIIGSAEGILSETVVDGLTGDLVPARDPRALGGALRRLINDRVRRFTYATAALDRARQAYSWKRVADQVGSIYASLRRTPATIAEDAV, encoded by the coding sequence GTGCGCATTGCGATGATCTCCGAGCATGCCAGTCCGCTCGGCGGCGGTGGCCGGCACGCGCACGTCGCCGACCTGTCGGACGCGCTGGCCGCGCTCGGGAACGACGTCCACGTCTACACCCGGCGCGAGGATCCGGACGTCGCCGAGGTGGTGGTCACGGCCAGTGGTGTGCGCGTGATCCATGTGACCGCCGGTCCGGCCCGCCCGATGCCGTCCGATCTGCTGCTGCCGTACATGGGCGAGTTCGCCCGGCTGCTCGGCGAGCGCTGGCGTGACGGCTGGATGCCGGACGTCGCGCACGCCCACTACTGGACCAGCGGACTGGCCGCGGTGACCGCCGCCAAACGGGTCGGGGTGCCGGTGGTGCAGTCGTTCCACGAGCTGGGTGGCAGCGACAGCGAGTCGATCGGCCAGGGCCCGAGCCGCGCCGAGTACGAACGCGCTCTCGGCCGGGCGGTGGACCGGGTGGTGGCGCAGAACCAGGACGAGTTCCGGGACCTGGTGCGGATCGGGGTGCCGCGGGCGAACCTGACGGTGGTGCCGGCCGGTGTCGACAGCGAGTGGTTCACCCCGGACGGCCCGGCCGTGCAGCGCGACCCGGAGCGGCCACGGATCCTGTCGGTGGGCCGCCTGGTCGAGCGCAAGGGTTTCGGTGACGTCGTCCAGGCCATGCGGTACGTGCCGAACGCCGAAGTGGTGATGGTCGGCGGGCCGCCGCCGGAGGAGCTGACCGCCGACCCCGGTGCCCGGCTGCTGCGGTCGATGGCCGAGCAGTTCCACGTCGCCGACCGGTTCCGGCTGGTCGGGGCGGTGCCGTTGGGGGACCTTCCGAGCTGGTACCGGTCCGCGGACGTGCTGATCGCGTCACCGTGGGAGGAGCAGTCGGCACTGGAGGCGATGGCCTGCGGTGTGCCGATCATCGGATCGGCCGAGGGCATCCTCTCCGAGACCGTGGTCGACGGTCTGACCGGCGATCTGGTTCCGGCGCGGGACCCGCGAGCGCTCGGCGGTGCGCTGCGCCGGCTGATCAACGACCGGGTGCGGCGGTTCACGTACGCCACGGCGGCTCTGGACCGGGCCCGGCAGGCGTATTCGTGGAAGCGGGTGGCCGACCAGGTCGGCTCGATCTACGCGAGCCTGCGCCGTACTCCGGCCACGATCGCCGAAGACGCGGTGTAA
- a CDS encoding ABC transporter ATP-binding protein, with protein sequence MTVIEVQNLAKRYGETVAVRDVSFSVEPGEIFGILGPNGAGKTTTVECVAGLRTPDAGRITVLGRTAGDPELRTRIGVQLQESELQDKITVREALELYSTFYPDPADWRVLAGDLGLNAKLKTRFGNLSGGQKQRLSIALALIGNPEIAILDELTTGLDPQARRDTWDLISGIRDRGVTLLLVTHFMEEAERLCDRIVVIDKGAVAALDTPAGLIRRAGDEQRIRFRPSAPITDELLTVLPEVRELHREGSRIAITGTGNLLHAVVSVLASNGIVAAELTLERSTLDDAFVHLTGKE encoded by the coding sequence ATGACAGTCATCGAGGTCCAGAACCTGGCCAAACGGTACGGCGAGACCGTCGCCGTACGGGATGTCTCCTTCAGTGTCGAACCGGGGGAGATCTTCGGGATCCTCGGCCCGAACGGTGCCGGCAAGACCACCACCGTCGAATGTGTCGCCGGTCTGCGCACCCCCGACGCGGGCCGGATCACGGTCCTCGGGCGGACCGCCGGCGACCCGGAGCTGCGTACCCGGATCGGCGTGCAGCTTCAGGAGAGCGAACTCCAGGACAAGATCACCGTCCGGGAGGCGCTGGAGCTCTACAGCACCTTCTACCCGGACCCGGCCGACTGGCGTGTGCTCGCCGGTGACCTGGGCCTGAACGCGAAGCTGAAGACCCGCTTCGGCAATCTCTCCGGCGGCCAGAAGCAGCGCCTGTCGATCGCTCTCGCCCTGATCGGCAACCCGGAGATCGCCATCCTGGACGAGCTGACCACCGGCCTGGACCCGCAGGCCCGCCGGGACACCTGGGACCTGATCTCCGGCATCCGCGACCGTGGCGTCACCCTGCTGCTGGTCACCCATTTCATGGAGGAGGCCGAGCGCCTCTGTGACCGGATCGTGGTCATCGACAAGGGCGCGGTCGCCGCCCTGGACACCCCGGCCGGGCTGATCCGGCGGGCCGGCGACGAGCAGCGGATCCGTTTCCGCCCGTCGGCCCCGATCACCGACGAGCTGCTCACTGTCCTGCCCGAGGTGCGCGAACTGCACCGGGAGGGCTCGCGGATCGCGATCACCGGCACCGGGAACCTGTTGCACGCGGTCGTCTCGGTCCTCGCGAGCAACGGCATCGTGGCCGCCGAACTCACCCTGGAACGGTCTACTCTCGACGACGCCTTCGTCCACCTGACGGGCAAGGAGTGA
- a CDS encoding ABC transporter permease, which translates to MSIFVKLTLTEFRLTLRDPLYAFFTLLFPVLLVVILGNVPSMAEAPPELGGLRVIDLYAGLALGLATGIIGLQGLPSVLATYRERGILRRLATTPASPAALLSAQLVMNLVTVLLSMVLVYTVAILAFDVPFPRNPALFLLAVVLNCAGAFAVGLLLSALAPSGKTANTIGTFLFFPLMFFAGLWVPRDLMPEILHRIGDFTPFAAGQDLMTDALMGQSPELLSITVLVGYLVICGAAAVKLFRWE; encoded by the coding sequence ATGTCGATCTTCGTCAAGCTGACCCTGACCGAGTTCCGGCTCACCCTGCGCGACCCGCTCTACGCCTTCTTCACCCTGCTCTTCCCGGTGCTGCTGGTGGTGATCCTCGGCAACGTGCCGAGCATGGCGGAGGCCCCGCCGGAACTCGGTGGCCTCCGGGTGATCGACCTCTACGCCGGACTCGCTCTCGGCCTGGCGACCGGCATCATCGGGCTGCAGGGCCTGCCGTCGGTGTTGGCCACCTACCGCGAGCGGGGGATCCTGCGGCGCCTCGCCACCACCCCGGCGTCGCCGGCCGCCCTGCTCTCCGCGCAGTTGGTGATGAACCTGGTCACCGTGCTCCTCTCGATGGTGCTGGTCTACACGGTGGCGATCCTCGCGTTCGACGTGCCGTTCCCCCGGAACCCGGCCCTGTTCCTGCTCGCGGTCGTACTGAACTGCGCTGGAGCGTTCGCCGTCGGCCTGCTGCTGTCCGCGCTGGCCCCGTCCGGCAAGACCGCCAACACGATCGGTACGTTCCTGTTCTTCCCGCTGATGTTCTTCGCCGGCCTGTGGGTGCCCCGCGATCTGATGCCGGAGATCCTGCACCGGATCGGTGACTTCACCCCGTTCGCGGCCGGTCAGGATCTGATGACCGACGCCCTCATGGGACAGTCGCCCGAGCTGCTCTCGATTACCGTGCTGGTGGGCTATCTGGTCATCTGCGGGGCCGCCGCGGTGAAGCTCTTCCGCTGGGAGTGA
- a CDS encoding sensor histidine kinase, with protein MPIDVDDREIWRAWLSYGTLASALLAVLVAWQVDDLYHAGLPVVLGLVTLAAAWMWFWIDMHPAWQHRRWLMVVFLLGLLVINLLLVLASPLFGIFTWTGYIFVGYAMPGTWQLAGVVPVAAVNALSQVGGWRTLAQDDDGPVIYSAVLLCNLLIAGIMTFVAIRTDQESDTRIRRIDQLGEANARLATALRENAGLHAQLLVQAHEAGVLNERQRMAGEIHDVLAQGLTGIVTQLEAAESVPADRDRHLATAKRLARESLTEARRSVQALRPEALDAARLPDVLDEVIRSWAGMHEIRADLTVTGVARPMLPEIETTLLRTAQEALANVAKHAAAARVGLTLSYMEDVVTLDVRDDGAGFDPAAPREVTDEGGFGLRAMRERLTRIAGTLEVESEPGTGTALSACVPAIVIGGAA; from the coding sequence ATGCCGATCGACGTCGACGATCGGGAGATCTGGCGCGCCTGGCTCTCCTACGGGACCCTGGCGAGCGCGCTGCTGGCGGTCCTGGTGGCGTGGCAGGTCGACGACCTGTACCACGCCGGCCTCCCGGTCGTCCTGGGCCTGGTGACGCTGGCGGCGGCCTGGATGTGGTTCTGGATCGACATGCACCCGGCCTGGCAGCATCGCCGGTGGCTGATGGTGGTGTTCCTGCTCGGCCTGCTCGTCATCAACCTGCTGCTGGTGCTGGCCAGTCCGTTGTTCGGCATCTTCACCTGGACCGGTTACATCTTCGTCGGTTACGCGATGCCCGGGACGTGGCAGCTGGCCGGGGTGGTGCCGGTCGCCGCGGTCAACGCCCTCTCACAGGTCGGCGGCTGGCGAACGTTGGCCCAGGACGACGACGGGCCGGTCATCTACTCGGCCGTCCTGCTCTGCAACCTGCTGATCGCCGGGATCATGACGTTCGTGGCGATCCGCACCGACCAGGAGTCCGACACCCGCATCCGCCGCATCGACCAGCTCGGCGAGGCCAACGCGAGACTCGCCACCGCCCTGCGGGAGAACGCCGGACTGCACGCCCAGCTCCTGGTCCAGGCACACGAAGCGGGTGTCCTCAACGAACGGCAGCGGATGGCCGGCGAGATCCACGACGTCCTGGCCCAGGGCCTGACCGGCATCGTCACCCAACTGGAGGCGGCCGAGTCGGTCCCGGCCGACCGGGACCGGCACCTGGCCACCGCGAAACGACTCGCCCGGGAGAGCCTCACCGAGGCCCGCCGGTCGGTGCAGGCACTGCGCCCGGAGGCGCTCGACGCGGCCCGGCTGCCCGACGTGCTGGACGAGGTGATCCGTTCCTGGGCCGGCATGCACGAGATCCGGGCCGACCTGACCGTCACCGGCGTGGCCCGGCCGATGCTCCCGGAGATCGAGACGACCCTGCTGCGCACCGCCCAGGAGGCCCTGGCCAACGTGGCGAAACACGCGGCGGCGGCCCGGGTCGGACTGACCCTGTCGTACATGGAGGATGTGGTGACGCTCGACGTCCGCGACGACGGTGCCGGGTTCGATCCGGCCGCGCCCCGGGAGGTCACCGACGAGGGCGGCTTCGGCCTGCGGGCGATGCGCGAACGCCTCACCCGCATCGCCGGAACCCTGGAGGTGGAGTCGGAACCGGGCACCGGCACCGCGCTGTCCGCGTGCGTACCGGCCATCGTGATCGGGGGAGCAGCATGA
- a CDS encoding response regulator: MIRIVIVDDHPVVRDGLRGMFTGDDRFTVLGEAADGREALAVTEAVGPDVVLMDLRMPVMDGVTTIRELKARGSTARVLVLTTYDTDSDVLPAIKAGATGYLLKDTPREDLFRAVVAAHRGESVLSPAVAGRLMGQLRSPAKEPLSQREIEVLTLIARGGTNREAATRLFISEATVKTHLLHAYAKLGVRDRAAAVATAIEQGLIRRD, from the coding sequence ATGATCAGAATCGTCATCGTGGACGATCATCCGGTGGTCCGGGACGGGTTGCGTGGCATGTTCACCGGCGACGACCGGTTCACCGTGCTCGGCGAGGCCGCCGACGGGCGGGAGGCCCTGGCCGTCACCGAGGCGGTCGGCCCCGACGTGGTCCTGATGGACCTGCGGATGCCGGTGATGGACGGCGTGACGACCATCCGCGAACTCAAGGCCCGCGGCTCCACCGCCCGCGTCCTGGTCCTCACCACCTACGACACCGACAGCGACGTCCTGCCCGCGATCAAGGCCGGCGCCACCGGTTACCTGCTCAAGGACACCCCTCGCGAAGACCTCTTCCGGGCCGTCGTCGCCGCACACCGCGGCGAGTCGGTGCTCTCCCCGGCTGTCGCCGGCCGTCTGATGGGCCAGTTGCGCTCACCCGCCAAGGAACCCCTCAGCCAGCGCGAGATCGAAGTGCTGACCCTGATCGCCCGCGGCGGCACCAACCGCGAGGCCGCCACCCGGCTCTTCATCAGCGAGGCCACCGTCAAGACGCACCTGCTGCACGCCTACGCCAAACTCGGCGTCCGGGACCGCGCCGCGGCCGTCGCCACCGCCATCGAGCAGGGCCTGATCCGCCGGGATTGA
- a CDS encoding AraC family transcriptional regulator, which produces MDEYAQARPGPALRPYVAFYSGYRQRDLAPAVHRGLPSPFLTLIFTLDEPLVITAHPDPRQAPGRFTALAGGLHLTPALIAHDGSQSGVQLAVRPLGCRALFGLPAAALAHLDVDAADVLGERFVARIREQLAAAPDWPARFAVLDREFGHRLKSGARPGPDAPPERVAHAFRLLAQGRPVGEVAHEVGWSGRRLTDRFRAEVGLRPKQAALVARFDRARRAIRPGVPLADVAAVHGYADQSHLVRDFQSFAGCAPSRWLADEFGLISALPVD; this is translated from the coding sequence ATGGACGAGTACGCGCAGGCCCGCCCCGGTCCCGCACTGCGCCCGTACGTCGCCTTCTACTCCGGCTACCGCCAGCGTGACCTCGCCCCGGCCGTACACCGCGGTCTGCCGTCGCCCTTTCTGACGTTGATCTTCACCCTGGACGAACCACTGGTGATCACCGCCCACCCCGACCCGCGGCAGGCGCCGGGCCGGTTCACCGCGCTGGCCGGTGGGCTGCATCTGACACCCGCACTGATCGCCCACGACGGCAGCCAGTCCGGGGTGCAACTCGCGGTCCGCCCGCTCGGCTGCCGGGCCCTGTTCGGGCTGCCCGCCGCCGCACTCGCCCACCTGGACGTGGACGCGGCCGACGTCCTCGGCGAACGGTTCGTCGCCCGGATCCGGGAGCAGTTGGCGGCGGCACCGGACTGGCCGGCCCGGTTCGCGGTACTGGACCGGGAGTTCGGCCACCGGCTGAAGTCCGGCGCCCGGCCGGGTCCGGATGCTCCGCCGGAGCGGGTGGCCCACGCGTTCCGGCTGCTCGCTCAGGGCCGACCGGTCGGTGAGGTGGCCCACGAGGTGGGGTGGAGCGGCCGGCGGCTCACCGACCGGTTCCGGGCCGAGGTGGGCCTGCGCCCGAAACAGGCGGCCCTGGTGGCCCGCTTCGACCGGGCGCGGCGGGCGATCCGGCCCGGAGTGCCGCTCGCCGACGTGGCCGCCGTCCACGGTTACGCCGACCAGTCCCATCTGGTCCGGGACTTCCAGTCGTTCGCGGGCTGCGCGCCGTCCCGGTGGCTGGCCGACGAATTCGGGCTGATCAGTGCTCTTCCGGTGGATTGA
- a CDS encoding VOC family protein: MTDIQAPAPQVWPSLWANDARALIRFLVEAFGFEETVVYSDGDVIQHCQLDWPPGGGVMLGSARDDPGSPWQLTPGTFGAYVVTDDVDALHTRAVAAGAEILRPPFDTDYGSRDFMARDPEGNLWSFGTYRGEPRKRN, encoded by the coding sequence ATGACCGACATTCAGGCACCAGCGCCGCAGGTGTGGCCGTCGCTGTGGGCGAACGACGCCCGCGCGCTCATCCGGTTCCTCGTCGAGGCCTTCGGTTTCGAGGAGACCGTGGTCTACTCCGACGGCGACGTGATCCAGCACTGCCAGCTCGACTGGCCGCCGGGCGGTGGCGTGATGCTCGGCTCGGCCCGCGACGATCCCGGCAGCCCGTGGCAGTTGACCCCCGGCACGTTCGGCGCCTACGTGGTCACCGACGACGTGGACGCGCTGCACACCCGCGCGGTCGCGGCCGGTGCTGAGATCCTCCGGCCGCCGTTCGACACCGACTACGGTTCCCGCGATTTCATGGCCCGCGACCCGGAGGGGAACCTGTGGTCGTTCGGCACCTACCGCGGTGAGCCCCGCAAGAGGAACTGA
- a CDS encoding class I SAM-dependent methyltransferase, whose product MTVNEAKLMEFVHRFVGDLGATMAAGGIVIGDRLGLYKALAEAPALPSELATRTRTSARYVEEWLRGQAAGGYVEYDPADGRYSLTPEQAFALTDPDGPIFAPGAFQLALGALKAEPRITEAFRTGGGLGWGRHDEDVFAGCERFFRPGYSAHLVSEWLPALDGAEERLRSGVRVADVGCGHGASTVLMAQAYPKSVFTGSDHHHGSVDQARERAADAGLDGRVGFEAAGAQSFGGGPYDLVTTFDALHDMGDPLGAARHVLSQLTPDGTWMIVEPAAGASVTDNLNPVGRVYYSFSAFLCVPSALSQDGGYSLGAQAGEEPISRLVHDAGFTSFRRVAETPFNIVYQAKP is encoded by the coding sequence ATGACAGTCAACGAAGCGAAACTGATGGAATTCGTGCACCGGTTCGTCGGCGACCTGGGCGCCACCATGGCCGCCGGCGGGATCGTGATCGGTGACCGGCTCGGCCTGTACAAGGCGCTCGCCGAAGCACCAGCCCTGCCGTCGGAGCTGGCCACCCGGACCCGGACATCGGCCCGGTACGTCGAGGAGTGGCTACGGGGTCAGGCCGCCGGCGGCTACGTCGAGTACGACCCGGCGGACGGGCGGTACTCGCTCACCCCCGAGCAGGCGTTCGCGCTCACCGACCCGGACGGGCCGATCTTCGCGCCCGGCGCGTTCCAGCTGGCGCTCGGCGCGCTCAAGGCGGAACCGCGGATCACCGAGGCGTTCCGGACCGGCGGCGGGCTGGGCTGGGGCCGGCACGACGAGGACGTGTTCGCCGGATGCGAGCGGTTCTTCCGGCCCGGATACAGCGCCCATCTGGTCAGCGAATGGCTTCCGGCTCTCGACGGGGCTGAGGAGCGACTGCGCAGCGGGGTACGGGTGGCGGACGTCGGCTGTGGACACGGGGCGTCGACGGTGCTGATGGCGCAGGCCTACCCGAAGTCGGTGTTCACCGGATCCGACCACCACCACGGGTCTGTCGACCAGGCTCGCGAACGGGCCGCCGACGCCGGGCTCGACGGCCGGGTCGGTTTCGAGGCGGCCGGTGCCCAGTCGTTCGGCGGCGGCCCCTACGACCTGGTCACCACGTTCGACGCCTTGCACGACATGGGCGATCCGCTGGGTGCCGCCCGGCACGTGCTGTCCCAGCTCACCCCGGACGGCACCTGGATGATCGTGGAACCGGCGGCCGGCGCGTCGGTCACCGACAACCTGAACCCGGTCGGCCGCGTCTACTACTCGTTCTCCGCGTTCCTGTGCGTGCCGAGCGCGCTGTCCCAGGACGGCGGTTACTCGCTGGGCGCCCAGGCCGGCGAGGAACCGATCAGCCGCCTCGTCCACGACGCCGGTTTCACCAGCTTCCGCCGCGTCGCCGAAACCCCGTTCAACATCGTCTACCAGGCCAAACCCTGA